From the genome of Streptomyces sp. NBC_01317, one region includes:
- a CDS encoding isocitrate lyase/PEP mutase family protein, translating to MTASAFRALHHHRAPGDPLVLPGPWDAASARAFADAGFPALAVPSAGVAASLGYEDGATPADEMFAAIARITRAVSVPVSADIEDGYGLPPQELVARLLDAGAVGCNLEDSSGGVLQDARRQADRLAEVRAEAGGHLFVNARVDTFLRGVADPAEAVARARLYVAAGADCVYPITAPARALAAVRAGVDGPVNALATPDGPAVAECGRLGATRVTFGPGFQRRAMTAVRAIADQLRGRDVSGG from the coding sequence ATGACAGCCTCGGCCTTCCGCGCCCTGCACCACCACCGCGCCCCCGGTGACCCGCTCGTCCTGCCGGGCCCCTGGGACGCGGCCAGTGCCCGGGCGTTCGCGGACGCGGGCTTCCCGGCGCTCGCCGTGCCGAGCGCCGGGGTCGCGGCCTCGCTCGGATACGAGGACGGCGCTACCCCGGCGGACGAGATGTTCGCCGCGATCGCACGGATCACGCGCGCCGTCTCCGTACCGGTCTCGGCGGACATCGAGGACGGGTACGGTCTGCCGCCCCAGGAGCTGGTGGCCCGGCTCCTGGACGCCGGAGCCGTGGGCTGCAACCTGGAGGACTCGTCGGGCGGTGTCCTCCAGGACGCGCGGCGGCAGGCGGACCGGCTGGCGGAGGTACGGGCGGAGGCCGGCGGCCACCTCTTCGTCAACGCACGCGTCGACACCTTCCTCCGCGGGGTCGCCGATCCGGCCGAAGCGGTGGCGCGGGCCCGGCTGTACGTGGCGGCCGGCGCGGACTGCGTCTATCCGATCACCGCACCGGCCAGGGCACTTGCCGCCGTACGCGCCGGGGTCGACGGACCCGTCAACGCCCTCGCGACACCGGACGGCCCCGCCGTGGCCGAGTGCGGCCGGCTCGGCGCGACCCGCGTCACCTTCGGCCCGGGGTTCCAGCGCCGGGCGATGACGGCGGTCCGGGCGATCGCGGACCAACTCCGGGGCCGGGACGTGTCCGGGGGCTGA
- the rocD gene encoding ornithine--oxo-acid transaminase — MSTTENAIASAEAHSAHNYHPLPVVVATADGAWMTDVEGRRFLDMLAGYSALNFGHGNRRLIDAAKAQLERVTLTSRAFHHDRFAEFCTRLAELCGMEMVLPMNTGAEAVETAVKTARKWGYQVKGVPDGRAKIIVAGNNFHGRTTTIISFSTDTEARADFGPYTPGFEIVPYGDLTTLEAAITHNTVAVLLEPIQGEAGVLVPPPGYLAAVRELTRERNVLFIADEIQSGLGRTGKTFACEHEGVVPDMYVLGKALGGGVVPVSAVVSSAEVLGVFRPGEHGSTFGGNPLACAVALEVVAMLETGEFQRRAAELGDHLHRELGLLAGGGAVETVRGRGLWAGVDIAPALGTGREISERLMDRGVLVKDTHGSTIRLAPPLVISKEDLDWGLDQLRAVLAE; from the coding sequence GTGTCGACAACGGAGAACGCCATCGCCTCGGCGGAGGCTCACAGCGCGCACAACTACCACCCGCTCCCGGTCGTCGTCGCCACGGCGGACGGCGCGTGGATGACCGATGTCGAGGGGCGGCGCTTCCTCGACATGCTCGCCGGGTATTCGGCGCTCAACTTCGGTCACGGCAACAGAAGACTGATCGACGCGGCGAAGGCGCAGCTGGAGCGGGTGACGCTCACGTCGCGGGCGTTCCACCACGACCGTTTCGCCGAGTTCTGTACGCGGCTGGCGGAGCTGTGCGGCATGGAGATGGTGCTGCCCATGAACACGGGCGCGGAGGCCGTGGAGACGGCGGTCAAGACCGCCAGGAAGTGGGGGTACCAGGTCAAGGGCGTGCCGGACGGCCGCGCGAAGATCATCGTGGCGGGGAACAACTTCCACGGCCGGACGACCACGATCATCAGCTTCTCCACGGACACCGAGGCGCGGGCGGACTTCGGTCCGTACACCCCGGGCTTCGAGATCGTCCCGTACGGCGATCTCACCACGCTGGAGGCCGCGATCACGCACAACACGGTGGCGGTCCTGCTGGAGCCCATCCAGGGTGAGGCGGGGGTGCTGGTGCCGCCGCCGGGCTACCTCGCGGCGGTACGGGAACTGACGCGCGAGCGGAACGTCCTCTTCATCGCGGACGAGATCCAGTCGGGCCTCGGCAGGACCGGGAAGACCTTCGCGTGCGAGCACGAGGGGGTGGTGCCCGACATGTACGTGCTGGGCAAGGCGCTGGGCGGCGGGGTGGTGCCGGTGTCGGCGGTGGTGTCCTCGGCGGAGGTGCTGGGGGTGTTCCGGCCCGGTGAGCACGGTTCGACGTTCGGCGGCAATCCGCTGGCGTGCGCGGTGGCGCTGGAGGTCGTGGCGATGCTGGAGACCGGGGAGTTCCAGCGGCGGGCGGCGGAGCTGGGCGACCATCTCCACCGGGAGCTGGGGCTGTTGGCGGGCGGCGGGGCCGTGGAGACCGTGCGGGGGCGGGGGTTGTGGGCCGGGGTGGACATCGCTCCGGCGCTGGGCACGGGCCGGGAGATCTCCGAGCGGCTGATGGACCGGGGGGTGTTGGTGAAGGACACGCACGGCTCGACGATCCGGCTGGCGCCGCCGCTGGTGATCAGCAAGGAGGACCTGGACTGGGGGCTCGACCAGCTCAGGGCCGTACTCGCGGAATAA
- a CDS encoding glutathionylspermidine synthase family protein, translated as MKRHTVTPRPGWQRTVEEQGVIYPLTRHPDGSLRPYWDESAYYSFTLPEVEALEEVVEELHTMCLGAAAHIVEHDRFADLGITDPRLAALIAESWRRRAELPTLYGRFDLRYDGTGPAKMLEYNADTPTSLVEAASAQWFWMEELFPGADQWNSLHERLVDAWRNQASLLPPGPVHFVHSDGDELGEDLMTVAYLRETAAQAGLATDALSVERLGWDGLSGRFVDERLRFVRSCFKLYPWEWLTTDRFGPHVLDTLDNGGGTGTTCWIEPAWKMLLSNKALLAILWELHPGHPNLLAAYLDGPRELADKGGYVAKPLLGREGAGVTLHEPGGPPAAPDEPSCYQELAPLPDFDGNRVVLGAWVVEHEAAGLGIRESSGPVTDEYARFLPHVIL; from the coding sequence ATGAAACGTCACACCGTCACACCCCGCCCCGGCTGGCAGCGGACCGTCGAGGAACAGGGCGTCATCTACCCGCTCACCCGCCACCCGGACGGGTCCCTGCGCCCGTACTGGGACGAAAGCGCCTACTACAGCTTCACGCTGCCCGAGGTCGAGGCGCTCGAAGAGGTCGTCGAGGAACTGCACACGATGTGCCTGGGCGCCGCCGCGCACATCGTGGAACACGACCGGTTCGCCGACCTCGGCATCACCGATCCCCGACTCGCCGCGCTGATCGCCGAGTCCTGGCGCCGCCGCGCCGAACTGCCCACCCTCTACGGCCGCTTCGACCTGCGCTACGACGGTACGGGCCCGGCCAAGATGCTGGAGTACAACGCTGACACCCCCACCTCGCTGGTCGAGGCCGCGAGTGCCCAGTGGTTCTGGATGGAGGAGCTTTTCCCCGGCGCCGACCAGTGGAACTCCCTCCACGAACGGCTGGTCGACGCCTGGCGCAACCAGGCGTCCCTCCTGCCGCCCGGCCCCGTGCACTTCGTCCACTCCGACGGGGACGAGCTGGGCGAGGACCTGATGACGGTCGCGTACCTGCGCGAGACCGCCGCGCAGGCCGGCCTCGCCACCGACGCGCTGTCCGTCGAACGGCTCGGCTGGGACGGGCTGTCCGGCCGCTTCGTGGACGAGCGGCTGCGGTTCGTCCGCAGCTGCTTCAAGCTCTACCCGTGGGAGTGGCTGACCACCGACCGGTTCGGCCCGCACGTCCTGGACACCCTCGACAACGGCGGCGGCACCGGCACCACCTGCTGGATCGAACCCGCCTGGAAGATGCTCCTCTCCAACAAGGCGCTCCTCGCGATCCTCTGGGAACTCCACCCCGGCCACCCGAATCTGCTGGCCGCCTATCTCGACGGCCCCCGCGAACTCGCCGACAAGGGCGGCTACGTCGCCAAACCCCTGCTCGGCCGCGAGGGCGCGGGCGTCACCCTCCACGAACCGGGCGGCCCGCCCGCCGCGCCCGACGAACCCTCCTGCTACCAGGAGTTGGCGCCCCTGCCCGACTTCGACGGCAACCGCGTGGTGCTCGGGGCATGGGTCGTGGAGCACGAGGCGGCGGGGCTCGGCATCCGCGAGTCGTCGGGCCCGGTCACGGACGAGTACGCCCGCTTCCTGCCGCACGTGATCCTCTAG
- the pdxR gene encoding MocR-like pyridoxine biosynthesis transcription factor PdxR, with the protein MDALREAVRTGRLAPGIRLPSSRSLAADLGIARNTVADAYAELVAEGWLTAQQGSGTRVARRAAPRTPAPAAPRTRPAHRRATYSLMPGAPDLAGFPRAQWLRAARRALTDAPHEAFGYGDPAGLAELRTVLADYLARARGVYAAPERIVICSGFFHGLTLLGTVLRARRVRAVAVESYGLRQHRKVLTDAGLRTPALPLDGYGTRTGELAGVRGAGAVLLTPAHQFPTGVALHPDRRAAAVDWARATDGLILEDDYDGEFRYDRQPVGALQGLDPERVVYLGTASKSLAPGLRLGWMVLPEGLVAEVTAAKGEVDWASSALDQLTLAEFIASGAYDRHVRFMRLRYRRRRDQLVEALAGRPDIRVTGIAAGLHAVVELPAGTERSVIEAAAWQGLAVSGLARFRHETAEPGPDALVVGYGTPPVSAWAGALDALCRALP; encoded by the coding sequence ATGGACGCCCTGCGCGAAGCCGTACGCACCGGCCGGCTCGCCCCCGGCATCCGGCTGCCCTCCTCCCGCTCCCTCGCCGCCGACCTCGGCATCGCGCGGAACACCGTCGCCGACGCCTACGCCGAGCTGGTCGCCGAGGGCTGGCTCACCGCCCAGCAGGGCTCGGGCACCCGCGTGGCCCGCCGCGCCGCGCCCCGTACCCCCGCACCCGCCGCGCCCAGGACCCGCCCCGCCCACCGCAGGGCCACGTACAGCCTGATGCCCGGCGCCCCCGACCTCGCCGGATTCCCCCGCGCGCAGTGGCTCAGGGCCGCGCGCCGGGCGCTGACCGACGCGCCCCACGAGGCGTTCGGGTACGGCGACCCGGCCGGCCTGGCCGAACTGCGTACCGTCCTCGCCGACTACCTGGCCCGGGCACGCGGGGTGTACGCGGCCCCCGAACGGATCGTCATCTGCTCCGGCTTCTTCCACGGGCTGACGCTGCTGGGCACGGTCCTCAGGGCGCGCCGGGTGCGCGCGGTGGCCGTCGAGTCGTACGGCCTGCGTCAGCACCGGAAGGTGTTGACGGACGCGGGCCTCCGCACCCCCGCGCTGCCGCTGGACGGGTACGGCACCCGGACCGGGGAGCTGGCGGGTGTACGGGGCGCCGGGGCGGTGCTGCTGACCCCGGCGCACCAGTTCCCGACCGGGGTCGCGCTCCACCCCGACCGGCGCGCCGCCGCCGTCGACTGGGCGCGCGCGACCGACGGGCTGATCCTGGAAGACGACTACGACGGAGAATTCCGCTACGACCGCCAGCCCGTCGGCGCCCTCCAAGGCCTCGATCCGGAGCGGGTGGTCTACCTCGGCACCGCGAGCAAGTCCCTGGCGCCGGGGCTGCGGCTCGGCTGGATGGTGCTCCCCGAGGGGCTGGTGGCGGAGGTGACCGCGGCGAAGGGGGAGGTGGACTGGGCGTCGAGCGCGCTGGACCAGCTCACGCTCGCGGAGTTCATCGCCTCGGGCGCGTACGACCGTCATGTCCGCTTCATGCGGCTGCGCTACCGGCGCCGCCGCGACCAGCTCGTGGAGGCGCTCGCCGGGCGGCCCGACATCCGGGTGACGGGCATCGCCGCCGGGCTGCACGCCGTGGTCGAGCTTCCCGCCGGCACCGAACGGTCCGTGATCGAGGCGGCGGCCTGGCAGGGACTCGCGGTCAGCGGTCTGGCGCGTTTTCGCCACGAGACGGCGGAGCCGGGACCGGACGCGCTGGTCGTCGGTTACGGAACACCGCCGGTCAGCGCGTGGGCGGGCGCGCTGGACGCGCTGTGCCGCGCGCTGCCGTGA
- a CDS encoding VOC family protein, which produces MSVQLNHTIVHSRDNRESATFFGRVMGLEVGSEWGPFIPVELSNGVTLDFATIPAESIVTQHYAFLVSEEEFDEIFGRIQGEGLTYYADPHRKHPGEINHNDGGRGVYFLDPAGHALECITRPYGGFVN; this is translated from the coding sequence GTGTCGGTCCAGTTGAATCACACCATCGTCCACTCCCGTGACAACCGGGAATCCGCGACCTTCTTCGGTCGCGTCATGGGGCTCGAAGTAGGCTCCGAGTGGGGCCCGTTCATCCCCGTCGAGCTGAGCAACGGCGTCACCCTCGACTTCGCGACCATCCCGGCGGAGTCGATCGTCACGCAGCACTACGCGTTCCTGGTCAGCGAAGAGGAGTTCGACGAGATCTTCGGCCGTATCCAGGGCGAGGGACTCACCTATTACGCCGACCCGCACCGCAAGCACCCCGGCGAGATCAACCACAACGACGGCGGGCGCGGTGTCTACTTCCTCGACCCGGCGGGCCACGCGCTGGAGTGCATCACGCGCCCGTACGGCGGGTTCGTGAACTAG
- a CDS encoding aldehyde dehydrogenase family protein — MSAQQTIHVGGEWRKAVSGATRDILDPADATVLAVVSEGGTEDADAAVAAARTAFDEGSWPRTPVAERAALLRRTADLLIRNRESVALLESRDSGKTLEEGRVDVDCVAETFRYFADLVMNESGGRVVDAGSDTVHSVVVHEPVGVCALITPWNYPLLQASWKIAPALAAGNTFVVKPSELTPLTTVDLIDLLAEAGLPAGVANLVTGAGATVGARLAEHPDVDLVSFTGGLSSGTKVMRAAAPGVKKVALELGGKNPNVVFADACATEEGFDTAVDQALNAAFIHSGQVCSAGSRLIVEESVRERFVGELARRAERVRLGRGTEKDVECGPLVSDRQLAKTEEYVASALAEGAVLRSGGKRPEPSGVRSADGYFYEPTVLDQCHRGMRVVREEVFGPVLTVETFRTEDEAVALANDTQYGLAGGVWSADPGRARRVAGRLRHGTVWINDFHPYLPQAEWGGFGKSGIGRELGPAGLAEYREAKHIYQNLAPRPVRWFAG, encoded by the coding sequence GTGTCGGCACAACAGACCATTCATGTGGGCGGGGAGTGGCGCAAAGCCGTCTCCGGTGCCACACGCGACATCCTCGACCCCGCCGACGCGACGGTCCTCGCCGTGGTGTCCGAGGGCGGGACCGAGGACGCGGACGCGGCGGTCGCCGCGGCGCGTACGGCGTTCGACGAGGGCTCCTGGCCCCGGACCCCGGTCGCCGAGCGGGCCGCGCTGCTGCGCCGTACCGCCGATCTGCTGATCCGTAACCGCGAGAGCGTCGCGCTGCTGGAGAGCCGGGACTCCGGGAAGACCCTGGAGGAGGGCCGCGTCGACGTCGACTGCGTCGCCGAAACGTTCCGCTACTTCGCCGACCTGGTGATGAACGAGAGCGGCGGCCGGGTCGTGGACGCGGGTTCGGACACCGTCCACAGCGTGGTCGTCCACGAACCCGTCGGCGTCTGCGCGCTGATCACCCCCTGGAACTACCCGCTCCTCCAGGCCAGCTGGAAGATCGCACCCGCCCTCGCCGCGGGCAACACCTTCGTCGTCAAGCCCAGCGAACTCACGCCGCTCACGACGGTCGACCTCATCGACCTGCTCGCCGAGGCCGGCCTGCCCGCCGGGGTCGCCAATCTGGTCACCGGCGCGGGCGCCACGGTCGGCGCCCGGCTCGCCGAACACCCCGACGTGGACCTGGTCTCCTTCACCGGCGGCCTGAGCAGCGGTACGAAGGTGATGCGGGCGGCGGCCCCCGGCGTGAAGAAGGTCGCCCTGGAGCTGGGCGGCAAGAACCCGAACGTCGTCTTCGCCGACGCCTGCGCCACCGAGGAGGGCTTCGACACCGCCGTCGACCAGGCGCTGAACGCCGCCTTCATCCACAGCGGCCAGGTCTGCTCGGCCGGCTCACGGCTGATCGTCGAGGAGTCGGTACGCGAGCGCTTCGTCGGTGAACTGGCCCGGCGCGCCGAGCGCGTACGGCTCGGTCGCGGCACGGAGAAGGACGTGGAGTGCGGACCGCTCGTCTCCGACCGGCAGTTGGCGAAAACGGAGGAGTACGTCGCCTCCGCGCTCGCGGAAGGCGCGGTCCTGCGCTCCGGCGGCAAGCGCCCCGAGCCCTCCGGTGTCCGGTCCGCCGACGGCTACTTCTACGAGCCGACCGTCCTCGACCAGTGCCATCGCGGGATGCGGGTCGTACGGGAAGAGGTCTTCGGGCCCGTGCTGACCGTCGAGACCTTCCGGACGGAGGACGAGGCCGTGGCTCTCGCCAACGACACCCAGTACGGCCTGGCCGGCGGTGTCTGGAGCGCCGACCCGGGCCGGGCGCGGCGGGTCGCCGGGCGGCTGCGGCACGGGACCGTATGGATCAACGACTTCCACCCCTACCTCCCGCAGGCGGAGTGGGGCGGCTTCGGCAAGTCCGGGATCGGGCGGGAGCTGGGGCCGGCCGGGCTCGCCGAGTACCGCGAGGCCAAGCACATCTACCAGAACCTCGCGCCACGCCCCGTGCGCTGGTTCGCCGGCTGA
- the glyA gene encoding serine hydroxymethyltransferase, whose protein sequence is MTPTPRHPALSATDPGLAALVGAEERLQAETLRLIPSENYVSSAVLEASGTVLQNKYSEGYPGRRYYEGQQVIDQVERLAVDRAKALFGVEHANVQPYSGSPANLAVYLAFAEPGDTIMGMALPMGGHLTHGWSVSATGRWFRGVQYGVRQDTGLIDFDAVRELALKERPKLIFCGGTALPRTIDFAAFGEIARESGALLVADVSHIAGLIAGGAHPSPVPYADVISTTTHKTLRGPRGAMLLSREEHAKAIDKAVFPGLQGGPHNQTTAAIAVALHEAARPSFRDYAHAVVANARALADELLARGFDLVSGGTDNHLVLIDLTPKEVPGKIAAKALDRAGIVVNHNTVPYDTRKPFDPSGIRVGTPSLTSRGLSTDHMATIADWIDRAVTAASKDDEPTLTAIRAEVATLMSAFPAPGLPT, encoded by the coding sequence ATGACACCCACGCCCCGCCATCCCGCACTGTCGGCCACCGACCCCGGCCTGGCCGCCCTCGTCGGCGCCGAGGAGCGGTTGCAGGCCGAGACCCTGCGCCTGATCCCCAGCGAGAACTACGTCTCGTCCGCCGTCCTGGAGGCCTCGGGCACCGTCCTCCAGAACAAGTACAGCGAGGGCTATCCAGGCCGCCGCTACTACGAGGGCCAGCAGGTCATCGACCAGGTCGAGCGGCTCGCCGTGGACCGCGCCAAGGCCCTCTTCGGCGTCGAGCACGCCAACGTCCAGCCCTACTCCGGATCGCCGGCCAACCTCGCCGTCTACCTGGCCTTCGCCGAGCCCGGCGACACCATCATGGGCATGGCCCTCCCGATGGGCGGCCACCTGACCCACGGCTGGAGCGTCTCGGCCACCGGCCGGTGGTTCCGGGGGGTCCAGTACGGCGTACGCCAGGACACCGGCCTGATCGACTTCGACGCGGTCCGCGAGCTGGCCCTCAAGGAGCGCCCCAAGCTGATCTTCTGCGGCGGTACGGCCCTGCCCCGCACGATCGACTTCGCCGCCTTCGGCGAGATCGCCCGGGAGTCCGGCGCGCTGCTCGTCGCCGACGTCTCCCACATCGCCGGCCTGATCGCGGGCGGCGCCCACCCCTCACCGGTCCCGTACGCCGACGTCATCTCCACGACCACCCACAAGACCCTGCGCGGCCCGCGCGGGGCGATGCTCCTGTCCCGGGAGGAGCACGCGAAGGCCATCGACAAGGCGGTCTTCCCCGGCCTCCAGGGCGGCCCCCACAACCAGACCACCGCCGCCATCGCGGTCGCCCTCCACGAGGCGGCCCGCCCCTCCTTCCGCGACTACGCGCACGCGGTCGTGGCCAACGCCCGCGCCCTCGCGGACGAGCTGCTCGCCCGCGGCTTCGACCTGGTCTCGGGCGGTACGGACAACCACCTGGTCCTGATCGACCTCACCCCCAAGGAGGTCCCCGGCAAGATCGCCGCGAAGGCGCTCGACCGCGCGGGGATCGTGGTCAACCACAACACCGTGCCGTACGACACCAGGAAGCCCTTCGACCCCTCGGGCATCCGCGTCGGCACCCCCTCCCTCACCTCCCGTGGCCTGTCCACCGACCACATGGCGACGATCGCCGACTGGATCGACCGAGCGGTCACAGCGGCGTCCAAGGACGACGAACCGACCCTGACGGCGATCCGCGCGGAAGTGGCAACCCTGATGTCCGCCTTCCCGGCCCCTGGCCTGCCGACCTGA
- a CDS encoding purple acid phosphatase family protein, with the protein MATSNDSADLPDGLSRRHALGLLGTAGAGAAALPLLGATPAAADTSFGSPAFHPTADAGGAPPVQGLHLTFGADPSSQMVVSWLTDGPVKRPRVMYGTPEHGFGSSTVARTRTYTDGKSGRVVYVHHAELSRLKPGTDYVYMASHEGATPDSAVFRTAPRGRAPLTFTSFGDQSAPQVTWSADGTSVMDANSTPATKDIVTGIEQVAPLFHLLNGDLCYANLDVDRVRTWNNFFTNNTRSARFRAWMPAAGNHEIEKANGPLGLGAYQTYFDLPSTETDAELDNLWYAFTAGSVRVIVLQNDDNALQDGGDVYISGYSGGRQLAFLEKELRAARSSRDIDWVVVAMHQVMISSTDANGADLGLRQKYGPLFDKYGVDLVLCGHEHNYERSLAVRGVVSGSETLTPNPVSSATDAIDTTHGTVHMILGGGGVSGTTNQSFFKDGTAKVITAVSASAPAGSKRTSTYVKEQAVWTGVRDVDHPYGFASFTVDPGRHAGDTTTLHVTYYNVNKPDGDLSVFEKFTLHRKRSDGKR; encoded by the coding sequence ATGGCCACATCGAACGATTCGGCGGACCTCCCCGACGGCCTCAGCCGCCGCCACGCGCTGGGCCTGCTGGGAACGGCCGGCGCCGGCGCCGCCGCGCTTCCGCTGCTGGGCGCCACCCCGGCCGCCGCCGACACCTCCTTCGGCTCCCCCGCCTTCCACCCGACGGCCGACGCGGGCGGCGCGCCGCCGGTGCAGGGCCTGCACCTGACCTTCGGGGCCGACCCCAGCAGCCAGATGGTCGTCTCCTGGCTCACCGACGGCCCGGTCAAGCGGCCCCGCGTGATGTACGGGACGCCGGAGCACGGCTTCGGTTCCAGCACGGTCGCCAGGACCCGTACGTACACCGACGGCAAGTCCGGCCGGGTCGTGTACGTGCACCACGCGGAGCTGTCCCGCCTCAAGCCCGGTACGGACTACGTGTACATGGCCTCGCACGAGGGGGCGACCCCGGACAGCGCCGTGTTCAGGACCGCGCCGCGCGGGCGGGCCCCGCTGACCTTCACCAGCTTCGGCGACCAGTCGGCGCCGCAGGTGACCTGGTCGGCCGACGGCACCAGCGTCATGGACGCCAACTCGACCCCCGCCACCAAGGACATCGTCACGGGCATCGAGCAGGTGGCGCCCCTCTTCCACCTGCTCAACGGCGACCTCTGCTACGCGAATCTCGACGTCGACCGCGTGCGGACCTGGAACAACTTCTTCACCAACAACACCCGTTCCGCGCGCTTCCGCGCGTGGATGCCGGCGGCCGGCAACCACGAGATCGAGAAGGCCAACGGCCCCCTCGGGCTCGGCGCGTACCAGACGTACTTCGACCTGCCCTCCACGGAGACGGACGCCGAACTCGACAACCTCTGGTACGCGTTCACGGCCGGCTCGGTGCGGGTGATCGTGCTCCAGAACGACGACAACGCCCTCCAGGACGGCGGTGACGTGTACATCAGCGGCTACTCCGGTGGCCGCCAGCTCGCCTTCCTGGAGAAGGAGTTGCGGGCCGCCCGCTCCTCCCGTGACATCGACTGGGTGGTCGTCGCCATGCACCAGGTGATGATCAGCTCCACCGACGCCAACGGCGCCGACCTCGGGCTGCGGCAGAAGTACGGGCCGCTGTTCGACAAGTACGGCGTCGACCTCGTCCTCTGCGGACACGAGCACAACTACGAGCGCTCCCTGGCCGTTCGCGGGGTGGTCTCCGGCAGCGAGACGCTCACGCCCAACCCGGTGTCGTCCGCGACGGACGCCATCGACACCACCCACGGCACCGTGCACATGATCCTCGGTGGCGGCGGCGTCTCCGGGACGACCAATCAGTCCTTCTTCAAGGACGGGACCGCGAAGGTGATCACGGCGGTGTCGGCGTCCGCGCCGGCCGGTTCCAAGCGCACCTCGACGTACGTCAAGGAGCAGGCCGTCTGGACGGGGGTCCGCGACGTCGACCACCCGTACGGCTTCGCGTCGTTCACCGTCGACCCCGGCCGGCACGCCGGTGACACCACGACCCTGCACGTCACGTACTACAACGTGAACAAGCCCGACGGAGACCTGTCGGTCTTCGAGAAGTTCACGCTGCACCGCAAGCGCTCCGACGGGAAGCGCTGA
- a CDS encoding carboxymuconolactone decarboxylase family protein: MTTSEAIRTTAHTHTYAPEHTPRLAMAKLAPEVYKAMVRLDAAARQGVDPTLLELVKIRASQINHCAFCLDMHTKDALAAGESVERIIQLSAWEESRHFYTPKEIAAIELTEAITVLTDGFVPDAVYETAAAHFDETELAHLIAAITVINSWNRFSVATRAVPGHYTPGSPKS, translated from the coding sequence ATGACGACGAGCGAAGCGATCAGGACCACCGCCCACACCCACACGTACGCCCCCGAGCACACCCCCCGCCTGGCCATGGCGAAGCTCGCCCCCGAGGTCTACAAGGCCATGGTCCGCCTGGACGCGGCGGCCCGGCAGGGCGTCGACCCCACCCTGCTCGAACTGGTCAAGATCCGTGCGTCGCAGATCAACCACTGCGCGTTCTGCCTCGACATGCACACGAAGGACGCGCTGGCGGCCGGGGAATCGGTGGAGCGGATCATCCAGCTGAGCGCGTGGGAGGAGTCGCGGCACTTCTACACGCCCAAGGAGATCGCGGCGATCGAACTGACCGAGGCGATCACCGTCCTGACGGACGGTTTTGTGCCGGACGCGGTGTACGAGACGGCCGCCGCCCACTTCGACGAGACCGAACTGGCCCACCTGATCGCGGCGATCACCGTGATCAACAGCTGGAACCGGTTCTCGGTGGCGACCCGGGCGGTCCCGGGGCACTACACGCCGGGCTCGCCCAAGAGCTGA